Proteins encoded together in one Microbacterium sp. zg-Y625 window:
- a CDS encoding YajQ family cyclic di-GMP-binding protein codes for MADSSFDIVSKIDRQEADNALNQARKEVEQRYDFKGTDASIEWSGESILIKANSEDRAKAVLDVFQSKLIKRGISLKSLETGDPTPSGREYRIVSTLKEGISQENAKKIGKLIRDEGPKSVKSQIQGDELRVQSKSRDDLQEVQRLLKAADLDVDLQFINYR; via the coding sequence ATGGCTGATTCCTCCTTTGACATCGTTTCGAAGATCGACCGCCAGGAGGCGGACAACGCCCTGAACCAGGCACGCAAAGAGGTCGAGCAGCGCTACGACTTCAAGGGCACTGACGCCTCGATCGAGTGGAGCGGCGAGTCGATCCTCATCAAGGCCAACAGCGAGGACCGCGCGAAGGCCGTGCTCGACGTGTTCCAGTCGAAGCTGATCAAGCGCGGCATCTCGCTGAAGAGCCTCGAGACGGGCGACCCCACCCCCAGCGGTCGTGAGTACCGCATCGTCTCCACGCTGAAGGAAGGCATCTCGCAGGAGAACGCCAAGAAGATCGGCAAGCTCATCCGCGACGAGGGCCCGAAGTCGGTGAAGTCGCAGATCCAGGGCGACGAGCTGCGGGTGCAGTCCAAGAGCCGCGACGACCTGCAGGAAGTTCAGCGACTGCTGAAGGCGGCCGACCTCGACGTCGACCTGCAGTTCATCAACTACCGCTGA